Proteins co-encoded in one Marinobacter gudaonensis genomic window:
- the pyrF gene encoding orotidine-5'-phosphate decarboxylase: MQTANDPRIIVALDFPSQKPALALVDQLDPAKCRLKVGKELFTRSGPQLVEDLQKRGFEVFLDLKFHDIPNTTSAAVAAAADLGVWMVNVHASGGERMMTACREKLEAFGADRPMLIAVTVLTSMNADDLAGIGITDSPEAHVSRLATLTRNCGLDGVVCSAQEAPKLKAEQGADFKLVTPGIRPLTADKGDQQRIMTPTDALKAGSDYLVIGRPITQAPDPLAALEAIHSEVLAV; the protein is encoded by the coding sequence GTGCAAACCGCAAACGATCCCAGGATCATCGTCGCTCTCGACTTTCCCTCGCAGAAGCCCGCCCTGGCGCTGGTCGACCAACTGGACCCGGCGAAGTGTCGCCTGAAAGTGGGCAAGGAGCTGTTCACGCGCTCCGGTCCGCAACTGGTGGAAGATCTTCAGAAGCGCGGTTTCGAGGTGTTCCTGGACCTGAAATTCCACGACATCCCCAACACTACCTCCGCGGCCGTCGCAGCTGCCGCTGATCTCGGAGTCTGGATGGTGAACGTTCACGCCTCTGGCGGCGAGAGAATGATGACCGCCTGCCGGGAAAAACTCGAAGCCTTCGGTGCCGACAGGCCAATGCTGATTGCCGTTACCGTGCTGACCAGCATGAACGCTGACGACCTGGCGGGTATCGGCATCACCGATTCCCCGGAAGCCCACGTTTCCCGCCTGGCAACCCTCACCAGAAACTGCGGCCTCGATGGCGTGGTCTGCTCAGCGCAGGAAGCCCCCAAGCTCAAGGCAGAGCAGGGCGCCGACTTCAAGCTGGTGACCCCGGGCATTCGCCCTCTGACCGCCGACAAGGGCGACCAACAGCGCATCATGACCCCCACGGATGCCCTCAAGGCCGGTTCCGACTACCTGGTAATTGGCCGCCCGATTACCCAGGCGCCGGATCCTCTGGCTGCCTTGGAGGCCATTCACTCTGAGGTGCTTGCCGTTTAA
- a CDS encoding LapA family protein — MAGLQKIILILLVLFLILLALVFSLNNQMAVSLNFLLFETQPHGVAVWIIMAFVIGALVGVLITTLATVRTSVSRRALQKRLDRAEQALEKSRAQNDRTL, encoded by the coding sequence ATGGCAGGATTGCAGAAGATTATCCTTATTCTGTTGGTGTTATTCCTGATTCTGCTGGCGCTGGTGTTTTCGCTCAACAATCAAATGGCGGTTTCCCTTAATTTCCTACTGTTTGAAACCCAGCCCCACGGCGTTGCGGTCTGGATTATCATGGCATTCGTGATAGGCGCCCTCGTGGGCGTGCTGATCACCACCTTGGCGACCGTGCGCACATCAGTGTCGCGTCGTGCACTGCAGAAACGACTTGATCGCGCCGAGCAGGCATTGGAAAAATCCAGGGCCCAGAACGACCGGACTCTTTAA
- the lapB gene encoding lipopolysaccharide assembly protein LapB has product MDMVLQWLLLTVAVAVGWLVGRLGSSDNRSGKTISDEESVRDRLQFLFTNYSDQAVENFVQSLAVNKDTVSLHLSIGSHFRNKGETDRAILIHQNLLARPELPPRFSPQVTLELARDYLNAGLLDRAEALLHQLMGDRDYGRHSAQQLIDLYQQEKEWGKAAEVARTLTKGDADPAMFKVLAYLTCELAEEALKHDDRWAAQKLAKEALEYDRSCVRATLILMKLLVRQGSYREAGGQCFKVFDQNPEFGPEAIDRLMKLEREHGDIGRLARKLRKLYESYPSTSLLLALVESVERASGRPAAIDLLRQELETRPSVRGLLRLVEMAGYEKGMTTDEGRLVSRIGHLILANRPVYRCVSCGFSGRQLHWLCPSCKQWETVRPIQGVEAE; this is encoded by the coding sequence ATGGACATGGTACTTCAGTGGCTGCTGCTGACAGTTGCGGTGGCAGTGGGCTGGCTGGTGGGCCGGCTTGGCAGCAGCGATAACCGTTCGGGAAAAACGATTTCCGATGAAGAATCCGTCAGGGATCGACTGCAGTTCCTCTTTACCAATTACTCCGACCAGGCGGTCGAAAACTTTGTCCAATCCCTCGCTGTAAACAAGGATACCGTCAGTCTCCACCTGTCTATTGGTAGCCACTTCCGCAACAAGGGTGAGACCGACCGGGCCATCCTGATCCATCAGAACCTGTTAGCCCGGCCAGAGCTGCCGCCACGTTTTTCTCCGCAGGTTACGCTGGAACTGGCAAGGGATTACCTCAACGCCGGCCTGCTGGACCGTGCCGAAGCTTTGCTACACCAGTTGATGGGTGACCGGGACTATGGCCGCCATTCCGCACAGCAACTGATCGATCTATACCAGCAGGAGAAAGAGTGGGGCAAGGCCGCCGAAGTGGCCCGCACGCTGACCAAGGGTGACGCCGATCCGGCGATGTTCAAGGTACTTGCATACCTGACCTGCGAACTCGCGGAGGAAGCACTGAAGCACGACGATCGCTGGGCCGCCCAGAAATTGGCGAAAGAGGCCCTGGAATACGACCGGTCCTGTGTTCGTGCCACACTGATTCTTATGAAGTTGCTGGTCCGTCAGGGCAGCTACCGGGAGGCCGGCGGTCAATGTTTCAAAGTGTTTGACCAGAACCCCGAGTTTGGCCCGGAAGCCATTGACCGGCTGATGAAGCTCGAACGTGAGCACGGCGATATCGGCCGACTGGCCAGGAAGCTTCGCAAGCTGTATGAGAGCTACCCGAGCACCAGTCTGCTGCTGGCCCTGGTAGAATCGGTTGAGCGGGCCTCGGGCAGGCCGGCGGCCATCGACCTGCTCCGACAGGAACTGGAAACCCGACCCAGCGTGCGAGGCCTGTTGCGCCTCGTGGAAATGGCCGGCTACGAGAAAGGGATGACCACAGACGAAGGCCGGCTGGTGAGCCGAATCGGCCACCTGATCCTGGCCAACCGTCCTGTGTACCGCTGCGTGAGCTGTGGCTTCTCGGGGCGTCAGCTCCACTGGCTGTGCCCGAGCTGCAAGCAGTGGGAAACGGTTCGTCCAATTCAGGGCGTTGAAGCCGAATAA
- the cmk gene encoding (d)CMP kinase, which yields MADSRAPVITVDGPGGSGKGTITQMLARRLGWHLLDSGALYRLTALAAVRQGVALDDEPGLVQVAAGLDVEFEPTPAGEPVKVILAGQDVTAEIRTESAGDNASKVAVIQPVRDALLQRQRDFRKAPGLVADGRDMGTVVFPDAPVKIFLTASAEERARRRYSQLKDAGVDVNIDALLEEIRVRDERDMNRSAAPLKPADDAQVIDSTGLSIEEVLDRCMAAAGQA from the coding sequence ATGGCCGATAGCCGCGCTCCGGTGATCACCGTCGATGGGCCCGGAGGATCCGGTAAAGGCACGATTACCCAGATGCTCGCCCGAAGGCTCGGGTGGCATCTGCTCGACAGTGGCGCCCTGTACCGGCTTACGGCGCTTGCGGCGGTGCGTCAGGGTGTTGCCCTGGATGACGAGCCCGGCCTGGTGCAGGTTGCGGCGGGTCTGGACGTAGAGTTCGAGCCCACGCCGGCAGGTGAACCCGTGAAGGTGATTCTGGCGGGGCAGGATGTGACCGCGGAAATCCGCACCGAGTCGGCCGGCGACAACGCGTCTAAAGTGGCGGTAATACAGCCGGTTCGCGATGCCCTGTTGCAGCGCCAGCGGGATTTCCGCAAGGCACCCGGGCTGGTGGCCGACGGGCGCGATATGGGCACGGTGGTTTTCCCCGATGCGCCGGTGAAGATCTTCCTCACTGCGAGCGCCGAGGAGAGGGCCAGACGGCGCTACAGTCAGTTGAAGGACGCGGGTGTCGATGTTAATATTGACGCCCTTTTAGAGGAGATACGGGTGCGCGACGAGCGGGATATGAACCGGTCCGCCGCCCCTCTCAAGCCCGCGGATGATGCGCAAGTCATTGATTCTACGGGGTTGAGTATAGAAGAGGTGTTGGACAGGTGTATGGCCGCAGCAGGCCAGGCCTGA
- a CDS encoding pyridoxal phosphate-dependent aminotransferase → MDLQLSSRVQAIKPSPTLAVTNKAAELRAAGQDIIGLGAGEPDFDTPDHIKKAAIEAINNGQTKYTAVDGTPALKKAIIAKFKRDNGLEYEANQILVSSGGKQSFFNLALATLNPGDEAIIPAPYWVSYPDMVLVAEGKPVIIETGADTRFKITPEQLEDAITERTRLFVINSPSNPSGMAYTLEELKAIGEVLKKHPNIMIATDDMYEPILWTGKPFCNILNATPELYDRTFVLNGVSKAYSMTGWRIGYAAGPAKVIGAMKKIQSQSTSNPASISQAAAQAALDGDQACVGEMVKAFKERHDWLVGALNKLPGVECLNGDGTFYVFPSFQGAIDADSSVSNDVEFAEKLLTDAGVALVPGSAFGCPGHMRLSFATSMENLEKAIERLQKALG, encoded by the coding sequence TTGGACCTTCAACTTTCCAGCCGAGTACAGGCGATCAAGCCTTCCCCTACCCTCGCAGTCACCAACAAAGCCGCAGAATTGCGTGCGGCTGGCCAGGATATCATTGGCCTGGGCGCCGGCGAGCCGGACTTCGATACCCCCGATCACATCAAAAAGGCCGCCATTGAGGCCATCAACAACGGCCAGACCAAGTACACCGCCGTTGATGGTACGCCGGCCCTGAAGAAAGCGATTATTGCGAAGTTCAAGCGGGACAACGGACTGGAATACGAAGCCAACCAGATACTGGTTAGCAGTGGTGGCAAACAGAGCTTTTTCAACCTCGCCCTCGCCACCCTGAATCCGGGCGACGAAGCCATCATTCCGGCCCCCTACTGGGTTTCTTACCCGGACATGGTTCTTGTGGCCGAAGGCAAGCCGGTGATCATCGAGACCGGCGCCGACACGCGCTTCAAGATCACTCCGGAACAGCTGGAAGACGCGATCACCGAGCGCACCCGTCTGTTCGTGATCAACAGCCCGTCCAACCCCAGCGGTATGGCTTACACCCTGGAAGAGTTGAAGGCGATTGGCGAAGTGCTCAAGAAGCACCCCAACATCATGATCGCCACCGACGACATGTACGAGCCGATCCTCTGGACAGGCAAGCCGTTCTGCAACATCCTGAACGCAACCCCGGAGCTGTACGATCGCACCTTCGTGCTCAACGGCGTATCCAAGGCCTACTCCATGACTGGCTGGCGCATCGGTTACGCGGCTGGCCCGGCGAAGGTTATCGGGGCCATGAAGAAGATCCAGTCCCAGAGCACCTCCAACCCGGCCTCCATCTCCCAGGCCGCTGCCCAGGCAGCGCTCGACGGCGACCAGGCCTGCGTTGGCGAAATGGTCAAGGCCTTCAAGGAGCGCCACGACTGGCTGGTGGGCGCCCTGAACAAACTGCCGGGCGTTGAGTGCCTGAACGGCGACGGCACCTTCTACGTGTTCCCGAGCTTCCAGGGCGCCATCGATGCCGACTCCAGCGTGAGCAATGACGTGGAGTTTGCCGAGAAGCTTCTCACCGACGCCGGCGTGGCGCTGGTACCCGGCTCGGCCTTCGGCTGCCCTGGCCACATGCGTCTGAGCTTTGCGACCAGCATGGAAAACCTGGAAAAGGCCATCGAGCGTCTGCAGAAAGCCCTGGGCTAA
- the rpsA gene encoding 30S ribosomal protein S1 — protein sequence MSESFADLFEESLKEIDMQPGSIVQGTVVDVDNDWVTVNAGLKSEGVIPASQFLNEKGELEIAIGDVVDVALDAVEDGFGETRLSREKAKRAEAWKVLEKSFEAEEVVKGVINGKVKGGFTVDLAGIRAFLPGSLVDVRPVRDTAHLENKELEFKVIKLDQKRNNVVVSRRAVLEAENSAEREALLETLTEGLEIKGIVKNLTDYGAFVDLGGVDGLLHITDMAWKRIKHPSEIVNVGDEINVKVLKFDRERNRVSLGLKQLGEDPWVDIKGRYPEGSKVKARVTNLTDYGCFAELEEGVEGLVHVSEMDWTNKNIHPSKVVQVGDEVDVMILDIDEERRRISLGIKQCVANPWEEFSSNFNKGDRISGKIKSITDFGIFIGLDGGIDGLVHLSDISWNETGEEAVREYKKGDEVETVILSVDPERERISLGIKQLESDPFAEFVQLNDKGSIVKGTVSSVDAKAATIALNDEVEAVLKASEISRDRVEDARNALKEGEEVEAKIISIDRKNRIINLSVKSKDVEDDKQALENVRSKAAETSSGATTIGDLIKEQMQQQNANKE from the coding sequence ATGAGCGAGAGCTTTGCAGATCTTTTTGAAGAAAGCCTGAAAGAAATTGACATGCAACCGGGTTCCATTGTCCAGGGAACCGTAGTTGACGTCGACAACGACTGGGTCACCGTTAACGCCGGACTGAAGTCCGAGGGCGTTATCCCCGCCTCCCAGTTCCTGAACGAAAAAGGCGAGTTGGAAATTGCTATCGGCGATGTTGTCGATGTAGCTCTCGACGCTGTGGAAGACGGCTTCGGTGAGACCCGTCTGTCCCGCGAAAAAGCCAAGCGTGCAGAAGCCTGGAAGGTACTCGAGAAGTCCTTCGAAGCTGAGGAAGTGGTCAAGGGCGTTATCAATGGCAAGGTCAAGGGTGGCTTCACCGTCGATCTGGCTGGTATCCGCGCCTTCCTGCCTGGCTCGCTGGTAGATGTTCGTCCGGTTCGCGATACCGCGCACCTGGAGAACAAGGAACTCGAATTCAAGGTTATCAAGCTGGACCAGAAGCGTAACAACGTGGTTGTTTCCCGCCGCGCCGTTCTGGAAGCTGAAAACAGTGCCGAGCGTGAAGCTCTGCTCGAGACCCTGACCGAAGGTCTGGAAATCAAGGGTATCGTCAAGAACCTGACCGACTACGGCGCGTTCGTGGATCTGGGTGGTGTTGACGGCCTGCTGCACATCACTGACATGGCCTGGAAGCGCATCAAGCATCCGAGCGAAATCGTCAACGTGGGCGACGAGATCAACGTCAAGGTCCTGAAGTTCGACCGTGAGCGCAACCGCGTATCTCTCGGCCTGAAGCAGCTGGGCGAAGATCCCTGGGTCGACATCAAGGGTCGTTACCCGGAAGGTTCCAAGGTCAAGGCCCGCGTTACCAACCTGACTGACTACGGCTGCTTTGCCGAGCTGGAAGAAGGTGTTGAAGGCCTGGTTCACGTGTCCGAAATGGACTGGACCAACAAGAACATCCATCCGTCCAAGGTTGTCCAGGTTGGCGACGAAGTGGACGTGATGATTCTGGATATCGACGAAGAGCGTCGTCGTATCTCCCTGGGTATCAAGCAGTGTGTAGCCAACCCGTGGGAAGAGTTCTCCAGCAACTTCAACAAGGGCGACCGCATCTCCGGCAAGATCAAGTCTATTACTGACTTCGGTATCTTCATCGGTCTGGACGGCGGCATCGACGGACTGGTTCACCTGTCTGACATCAGCTGGAACGAGACTGGCGAAGAAGCCGTTCGCGAGTACAAGAAGGGTGACGAGGTTGAGACCGTTATCCTGTCTGTTGATCCTGAGCGTGAGCGTATCTCCCTGGGCATCAAGCAGCTGGAAAGTGATCCGTTCGCCGAGTTCGTTCAACTGAACGACAAGGGCTCCATCGTTAAGGGCACCGTTTCTTCCGTGGATGCCAAGGCAGCCACCATCGCCCTGAACGACGAAGTTGAAGCCGTTCTGAAGGCCTCTGAAATCAGCCGTGATCGTGTCGAAGACGCACGCAACGCGCTGAAAGAGGGTGAAGAAGTTGAAGCGAAGATCATCAGCATCGACCGCAAGAACCGCATTATCAACCTGTCTGTGAAGTCCAAAGACGTTGAGGACGACAAGCAGGCTCTGGAAAACGTGCGGAGCAAGGCGGCTGAAACCTCTTCTGGTGCGACCACTATCGGTGATCTCATCAAGGAGCAGATGCAGCAGCAAAACGCCAACAAGGAATAA
- a CDS encoding integration host factor subunit beta — translation MTKSELVELIASKQTQLSVKDVELAVKTIIEHMSQSLADGQRIEIRGFGSFSLHHRAARTGRNPKTGEAVQLPAKYVPHFKPGKELREQVNDSLKKGF, via the coding sequence ATGACGAAGTCCGAACTGGTCGAGCTGATTGCCTCCAAGCAAACCCAGCTCTCTGTGAAAGATGTGGAACTGGCTGTAAAGACCATTATCGAGCACATGTCCCAATCCCTTGCTGATGGGCAGAGAATTGAGATTCGCGGGTTTGGCAGTTTTTCTCTTCATCACCGGGCGGCCCGCACCGGCCGAAATCCCAAGACAGGCGAAGCCGTTCAGTTGCCCGCCAAGTATGTGCCTCACTTCAAGCCCGGCAAAGAGCTGAGAGAGCAGGTTAACGACAGCTTGAAGAAAGGGTTTTAA
- a CDS encoding bifunctional prephenate dehydrogenase/3-phosphoshikimate 1-carboxyvinyltransferase yields the protein MSGSEPLFQRVAVIGLGLIGGSLASAMCRNRLAVTVVGSDQREEDLRLGQQLGVVDEIAPTVADAVRGADLVILAVPVRATRSVLEQVRPALDPGAVLTDVGSTKSSFVADVEAVFGSQSPLVIPGHPIAGSEKSGIRAANPNLFANHKVILTPPDNVSESHLARLQALWEGCGATVLTMSVAYHDEVLAATSHLPHLIAFSLVDTLAGEDENMDIFRYAAGGFRDFTRIAASDPVMWHDIFLSNREAVLRVIDHFTHDLEQLRTAIANQDSATLLRVFSRAKAAREHFSKMLSGQAYVTNNSAKQVRFRLQPGGAITGDIRVPGDKSMSHRSIMLGALADGVTEVKGFLEGEDSLATLQAFRDMGVTIEGPDNGFVRIHGVGMHGLQAPRGPLYLGNSGTAMRLFAGLLAAQPFDSELTGDASLSGRPMGRVAEPLRAMGAVIDTADGGRPPLKIHGGQKLTGIHYEMPVASAQVKSCLLLAGLYAEGSTSVTEPAPTRDHTERMLAGFGYHVHRDGATASVSGGGKMTATNIDVPADISSAAFFLVAASIAPGSDLVLRHVGMNPTRVGVINILRLMGANIEVLDEREIGGEPVADLRVRSAELKGIDIPEDQVPLAIDEFPVLFVAAACARGRTVLRGAEELRVKESDRIQVMADGLAALGVETTVTPDGIVIDGGQTIGGGTVNSHGDHRIAMSFAVASLRAAGDITINDCANVATSFPGFVELARETGINIKAEGSE from the coding sequence ATGAGCGGGTCGGAACCACTCTTCCAGCGGGTTGCCGTGATTGGCCTCGGGCTGATTGGCGGCTCCCTGGCCAGTGCCATGTGCCGCAACCGGCTTGCGGTTACGGTGGTTGGTTCCGACCAGCGTGAAGAGGACCTGCGCCTGGGGCAGCAGCTTGGCGTTGTCGACGAAATCGCGCCAACGGTGGCCGATGCAGTGCGCGGCGCCGACCTGGTGATTCTGGCCGTGCCGGTGCGGGCGACCCGGTCGGTGCTTGAACAGGTGCGTCCCGCGCTGGACCCGGGGGCAGTGCTGACCGATGTTGGCAGCACCAAATCCAGTTTCGTGGCCGATGTGGAGGCAGTATTTGGCTCCCAGTCGCCGCTGGTGATTCCCGGCCATCCGATTGCCGGCTCCGAAAAAAGCGGCATCCGGGCCGCCAACCCCAATCTGTTCGCCAACCACAAGGTGATTCTCACGCCGCCGGACAACGTCAGCGAATCCCACCTGGCGCGTTTGCAGGCCCTCTGGGAAGGCTGCGGGGCCACTGTGTTGACCATGTCTGTGGCCTATCACGACGAAGTGCTGGCCGCCACCAGCCACCTGCCACATCTGATCGCTTTCTCGCTGGTGGATACCCTGGCCGGGGAAGACGAGAACATGGACATTTTCCGCTACGCTGCCGGCGGGTTCCGGGACTTTACCCGGATTGCTGCCAGTGATCCGGTGATGTGGCACGATATCTTTCTGTCGAACCGCGAGGCGGTTCTGCGGGTGATAGATCACTTTACCCACGACCTCGAGCAGTTGCGCACGGCCATCGCCAATCAGGACAGTGCCACGCTGCTGCGGGTTTTCAGTCGCGCCAAGGCGGCGCGTGAACATTTTTCCAAGATGCTCTCAGGACAGGCTTACGTGACAAACAACAGTGCTAAACAGGTCAGGTTCCGTCTTCAGCCCGGCGGCGCGATTACCGGTGATATCCGCGTTCCCGGCGACAAGTCCATGTCTCATCGGTCCATCATGCTTGGTGCGCTCGCCGATGGGGTAACCGAGGTCAAGGGATTTCTGGAGGGTGAGGACAGCCTCGCCACGCTTCAGGCGTTCCGGGACATGGGCGTGACCATCGAAGGCCCGGATAACGGCTTCGTGCGGATTCACGGCGTCGGCATGCACGGACTGCAGGCACCGCGGGGACCGCTGTATCTCGGCAACTCCGGCACCGCCATGCGCCTGTTTGCCGGCTTGCTGGCGGCGCAGCCGTTCGACTCGGAGCTGACCGGTGATGCCAGTCTGTCCGGTCGCCCCATGGGGCGGGTGGCTGAGCCACTTCGGGCCATGGGCGCGGTGATTGATACGGCAGACGGTGGCCGGCCGCCACTGAAAATCCACGGCGGCCAGAAACTGACCGGCATCCATTATGAAATGCCGGTGGCCAGTGCCCAGGTGAAATCCTGCCTGCTGCTGGCCGGCCTTTACGCCGAGGGCAGCACTTCGGTCACCGAGCCGGCACCGACCCGGGACCATACCGAACGTATGCTGGCCGGCTTTGGCTATCACGTACATAGGGATGGAGCGACGGCGAGCGTCAGTGGCGGCGGCAAGATGACCGCCACCAACATTGATGTCCCCGCCGACATTTCCTCAGCCGCGTTTTTCCTGGTTGCCGCCAGTATCGCGCCTGGTTCGGACCTGGTGCTGCGCCACGTCGGTATGAACCCGACCCGGGTAGGGGTGATCAATATCCTGCGCCTGATGGGCGCCAACATTGAGGTGCTGGACGAGCGCGAAATCGGCGGCGAGCCGGTGGCGGACCTGAGGGTGCGTTCCGCCGAGCTCAAGGGCATCGACATCCCCGAGGACCAGGTGCCCCTGGCCATTGATGAGTTCCCGGTGCTGTTTGTTGCGGCCGCCTGTGCTCGCGGTCGCACCGTGCTTCGCGGCGCCGAGGAGCTGAGAGTCAAGGAAAGTGATCGCATCCAGGTGATGGCCGATGGCCTTGCGGCCCTGGGTGTTGAAACCACCGTTACGCCGGATGGCATCGTGATCGATGGGGGTCAAACGATCGGTGGCGGCACTGTGAACAGCCATGGGGATCATCGGATTGCCATGTCGTTTGCGGTGGCCTCCCTGCGGGCTGCCGGCGATATCACGATCAACGATTGCGCCAATGTGGCAACCTCTTTTCCGGGCTTTGTGGAACTTGCCCGCGAAACCGGGATCAATATCAAAGCCGAGGGGAGTGAGTGA